One Obesumbacterium proteus DNA window includes the following coding sequences:
- the fdhF gene encoding formate dehydrogenase subunit alpha, with protein sequence MNSPTVNNSIVVNNLDVVKSKVVTVCPYCGAGCKINLCVENGKIVRAEGANGVTNQGELCLKGYFGWDFLNDTKLLTPRLNEPMIRREKGGKFEVVSWDEAISYTAQRLKEIKQKYGAKSIMHTGSSRGTGNETNYVMQKFARAVTGNNNVDCCARVCHGPSVAGLQQTLGNGAMSNSITDIENSKCLLVFGYNCADSHPIVARRVIKAKEKGAKIIVCDPRKIETARIADQHLQMNNGTNMALVNAFAHVLIEENLYDKNYVANFTEGFEEYRQIVADYSPEAVEKLVGVPAEDIRQAMRTYAAAPSATIMWGMGVTQFGQAVDVVKGLSGLALLTGNLGRPDVGVGPVRGQNNVQGACDMGVLPNEFPGYQSVTNPEIRAKFAKAWGINADDMDPNVGYRITEVPHLALEGKVKAYYIMGEDPLQTEADLGLVRKGFDALEFVVVQDIFMTKTAEQADVILPATSWGEHGGIFSCADRGFQRFGKAIEPKGNVKRDWEIISLLATEMGYPMHYNSNEEIWDELRELCPLYYGATYEKIGEMGHVQWPCPTLDHPGTPYLYKDNHFDTPTGKGQLFATAWRAPAEIPDEEFPLVLCTVREVGHYSCRSMTGNCAALQTLADEPGFVQMHPEDAQRMGICDQQILWVESRRGKVISRCNYNERINKGAVYMTYQWWIGACNELTQDNLDPVSKTPETKYCAVRVEPIIDQDWAENYASQTYNEMKSRLRHHVEDAERMMVHA encoded by the coding sequence ATGAATTCACCTACAGTGAATAACTCAATCGTTGTCAATAATCTCGACGTTGTGAAAAGTAAAGTCGTCACCGTCTGCCCCTACTGCGGCGCAGGATGCAAAATCAACCTCTGTGTTGAAAACGGTAAAATAGTCCGTGCCGAAGGCGCAAACGGCGTCACCAATCAGGGTGAGCTTTGCCTGAAGGGCTATTTTGGCTGGGATTTTCTCAACGATACAAAACTGCTAACGCCGCGCTTAAATGAGCCAATGATCCGCCGAGAGAAAGGCGGAAAATTTGAAGTCGTCTCTTGGGATGAAGCCATCAGCTATACCGCGCAGCGCCTAAAAGAAATCAAACAAAAATATGGCGCGAAGTCGATCATGCATACCGGCTCCTCACGCGGAACAGGTAATGAAACCAACTATGTGATGCAGAAGTTTGCTCGCGCAGTGACCGGCAATAACAACGTTGACTGCTGTGCGCGTGTCTGCCACGGCCCGTCGGTTGCAGGCTTGCAGCAAACGCTGGGCAACGGTGCCATGAGCAACTCCATCACCGATATCGAAAACTCCAAATGCCTGCTGGTCTTTGGCTATAACTGCGCAGACTCCCACCCTATAGTGGCGCGTCGCGTGATTAAGGCCAAAGAAAAAGGTGCCAAAATCATCGTTTGCGATCCACGCAAAATAGAAACGGCGCGCATTGCCGATCAGCATCTGCAAATGAATAATGGCACCAATATGGCGCTGGTGAATGCCTTTGCTCACGTACTGATTGAAGAAAATCTTTACGACAAAAACTACGTGGCTAATTTCACCGAAGGCTTCGAGGAGTATCGCCAAATCGTCGCCGACTACAGCCCTGAGGCCGTCGAAAAACTGGTTGGCGTTCCCGCCGAAGATATTCGTCAAGCCATGCGCACCTACGCAGCGGCACCTTCCGCCACCATTATGTGGGGGATGGGCGTCACTCAGTTTGGTCAAGCCGTTGACGTAGTGAAAGGCCTATCCGGTTTAGCTTTACTGACCGGTAATCTAGGTCGTCCTGACGTGGGCGTTGGCCCTGTACGTGGTCAAAACAACGTACAAGGGGCCTGTGATATGGGCGTATTACCTAACGAATTCCCGGGCTATCAGTCGGTGACAAACCCAGAAATTCGCGCCAAATTTGCCAAAGCATGGGGCATCAATGCCGACGATATGGACCCTAACGTCGGCTACCGCATTACTGAAGTGCCGCACTTAGCTCTTGAAGGCAAAGTGAAAGCCTACTACATCATGGGTGAAGATCCCCTGCAAACCGAAGCTGACTTAGGCCTCGTGCGCAAAGGTTTTGACGCCTTAGAGTTTGTGGTGGTGCAAGACATCTTCATGACTAAAACCGCTGAGCAAGCCGACGTTATTTTACCGGCCACCAGCTGGGGCGAACACGGCGGGATCTTCTCCTGTGCCGACCGCGGATTCCAACGTTTCGGAAAAGCCATCGAGCCGAAAGGCAACGTTAAGCGTGACTGGGAAATTATCAGTCTGCTAGCCACCGAGATGGGCTATCCGATGCACTACAACAGCAACGAAGAAATCTGGGATGAACTGCGCGAGCTGTGCCCGCTGTATTACGGCGCAACCTACGAGAAAATTGGGGAAATGGGACACGTACAGTGGCCATGCCCAACGCTCGATCACCCCGGCACTCCTTATTTGTATAAAGACAACCATTTCGACACCCCGACAGGGAAAGGTCAGCTATTCGCGACCGCGTGGCGCGCTCCGGCCGAGATCCCAGATGAAGAGTTCCCTCTGGTGCTGTGTACCGTGCGTGAAGTAGGCCATTACTCATGTCGCTCCATGACCGGTAACTGTGCCGCGCTGCAAACATTGGCCGATGAACCGGGCTTTGTGCAGATGCATCCAGAAGATGCTCAGCGCATGGGAATCTGTGATCAGCAAATCCTGTGGGTTGAATCTCGCCGTGGCAAAGTGATCTCGCGCTGTAACTACAATGAACGCATCAATAAGGGTGCCGTTTATATGACTTATCAGTGGTGGATTGGCGCATGTAACGAGCTGACTCAGGATAATCTGGACCCCGTTTCTAAAACGCCAGAAACCAAATACTGTGCGGTACGCGTTGAGCCTATCATCGATCAGGATTGGGCGGAGAATTACGCCTCTCAGACCTATAACGAAATGAAATCGCGCCTGCGTCATCATGTTGAAGACGCTGAACGCATGATGGTTCATGCCTAA
- the hypF gene encoding carbamoyltransferase HypF, whose amino-acid sequence MSHNAILLRVKGKVQGVGFRPFVWQLAQRLKLQGEVSNDAQGVLIALRLPADIAHFCHLLRQECPPLARIDTISKQEWLGGELPHEFCIIESGQGQMDTQIVPDAATCPECLREMNDPANRRFGYPFINCTHCGPRFTIIQRMPYDRPFTAMAVFPLCPTCDQEYRNPANRRFHAQPTACAACGPHLWSCNSAGGQPFMGAHAWKEVIDVLLNGGIAAIKGIGGFHLACDASNPHAVQLLRQRKRRPAKPLAVMLPNESWVRAYCRDSVADDLLKLLSSPAAPIVLLQKSTLVLDNIAPQLDEVGVMLPSNPVHHLLMQKMGRPLVMTSGNANGLPPALSNSQALHDLADIADIWLLHNRDIIQRVDDSVIRWQPHGSEMLRRSRGYVPDAIDLPESFQSLPAVAAVGGDLKNTFCLLKGNRAVLSQHLGDLSDERVQQQFGQTWKLLHQIYQFSSEAIACDMHPAYVSTQFAQKQAQKLNVECLPIQHHHAHLAACMVEHGIPLDTPPLIGLALDGIGFGADNTLWGGECLRVDYRQMQRLGGLPAVALAGGDLAARQPWRNLLAQLLRFVPNWQSYPEAKFILSQPWQVLQRAIERGLNSPLASSSGRLFDAAAAALGICPDAISFEGEAACRLEALAQQAQERHPPVSLPLDAHNNLDMAVFWQQWLCWQAAPEDRAYAFHYALANGLADLVRVHANAENCRTIVMAGGVLHNRLLRELLQQSLTEFTLLLPQALPAGDGALALGQAVIAAAQRWDARAIAKA is encoded by the coding sequence TTGAGTCACAACGCAATCTTGCTGAGAGTAAAAGGCAAAGTCCAAGGTGTTGGTTTTCGTCCATTCGTCTGGCAACTGGCTCAACGGCTTAAGCTGCAAGGCGAAGTAAGCAATGATGCCCAAGGCGTATTAATCGCCCTACGTTTACCCGCAGATATCGCACACTTCTGTCACCTTTTACGTCAGGAATGCCCACCGCTGGCGCGCATTGACACGATCAGTAAGCAAGAATGGCTCGGCGGTGAACTGCCTCATGAGTTCTGTATTATTGAAAGCGGTCAGGGTCAAATGGACACCCAGATTGTGCCCGATGCCGCCACCTGCCCAGAATGTCTGCGCGAGATGAACGATCCGGCCAATCGACGTTTTGGCTATCCGTTTATTAACTGCACCCATTGCGGGCCACGGTTTACCATTATTCAGCGTATGCCATACGATCGCCCTTTCACCGCGATGGCGGTTTTCCCCTTATGCCCGACCTGCGATCAGGAATACCGAAATCCTGCTAACCGGCGTTTTCATGCCCAGCCGACGGCCTGTGCCGCCTGCGGTCCCCATTTGTGGAGCTGCAATAGCGCTGGCGGACAGCCTTTTATGGGTGCGCATGCGTGGAAGGAAGTGATTGATGTACTGCTTAACGGCGGCATAGCGGCCATTAAAGGCATCGGCGGATTCCATCTGGCCTGCGATGCATCAAACCCGCACGCAGTGCAGCTTCTGCGCCAGCGCAAGCGCCGACCGGCCAAGCCTTTAGCCGTCATGTTACCCAATGAAAGCTGGGTACGTGCCTATTGCCGAGATAGCGTTGCAGACGATTTACTCAAGCTGCTGAGCAGCCCTGCTGCCCCCATTGTGTTGCTGCAAAAATCTACCTTGGTATTAGATAACATTGCGCCGCAATTGGATGAAGTTGGCGTCATGCTGCCGTCGAACCCCGTGCATCATTTATTGATGCAAAAAATGGGGCGGCCCTTGGTGATGACATCAGGCAATGCCAATGGCTTGCCTCCCGCATTAAGCAATTCGCAGGCGCTGCACGATCTGGCCGATATCGCAGATATTTGGCTGCTGCATAACCGAGATATCATCCAACGCGTTGATGACTCCGTCATTCGTTGGCAACCGCACGGTAGCGAAATGCTCCGCCGCTCACGAGGCTACGTACCTGACGCGATTGATTTACCAGAGAGTTTCCAATCGTTGCCTGCCGTGGCAGCTGTCGGTGGCGATCTGAAAAATACGTTTTGTCTGCTAAAAGGCAATCGGGCCGTGCTCAGCCAGCATCTCGGTGACTTAAGCGACGAACGCGTACAGCAGCAGTTCGGCCAAACATGGAAATTGCTGCACCAAATCTATCAGTTTAGTTCTGAAGCGATCGCCTGTGATATGCATCCGGCCTATGTCAGTACCCAGTTTGCTCAGAAACAGGCTCAAAAACTGAACGTTGAATGTTTACCTATTCAGCATCATCACGCTCATCTTGCAGCCTGCATGGTTGAGCATGGTATTCCTTTAGATACTCCGCCGCTGATTGGTCTGGCGCTTGATGGTATTGGTTTTGGCGCAGATAACACCCTTTGGGGCGGTGAGTGTTTACGGGTGGATTATCGCCAAATGCAGCGCTTGGGCGGATTACCCGCCGTTGCATTGGCAGGCGGTGATTTGGCCGCTCGTCAGCCGTGGCGAAACCTGCTAGCGCAGTTGCTACGTTTTGTTCCCAACTGGCAAAGTTACCCTGAGGCCAAATTTATTCTTTCTCAGCCTTGGCAAGTTTTGCAGCGGGCGATTGAACGCGGGCTCAATAGCCCACTGGCGTCATCGTCAGGAAGATTATTTGACGCAGCGGCGGCGGCATTAGGAATTTGCCCAGACGCGATCAGCTTTGAAGGCGAAGCCGCCTGTCGATTAGAAGCCTTAGCACAGCAGGCTCAAGAGCGGCACCCGCCGGTATCATTACCGCTGGATGCGCACAACAATCTCGATATGGCCGTTTTCTGGCAACAATGGCTCTGTTGGCAGGCCGCACCGGAAGATCGCGCCTATGCATTTCATTATGCATTGGCTAACGGGCTCGCAGACTTAGTGCGGGTTCATGCGAACGCAGAGAACTGCCGCACGATCGTAATGGCTGGCGGAGTTTTACATAACCGTTTGTTACGCGAGCTGTTACAGCAAAGTTTGACTGAATTCACGCTGTTACTTCCGCAAGCATTACCCGCTGGAGATGGCGCTCTGGCATTAGGGCAGGCGGTCATTGCCGCCGCTCAGCGATGGGATGCGAGGGCGATCGCAAAGGCGTAA
- the hypA gene encoding hydrogenase maturation nickel metallochaperone HypA gives MHELTLCQSAFDIIEQQAQANNVKRVTGVWLEIGALSCIEESAVHFCFEIVCRGSVAEGCELHITAQPAQAWCWDCSQAITVSAHDAGCPHCQSHNLRVDSGDSMQIKQIEIE, from the coding sequence ATGCATGAACTAACCCTATGCCAGAGCGCATTTGACATCATCGAACAGCAGGCTCAAGCCAACAACGTGAAGCGCGTAACCGGTGTATGGCTGGAGATTGGCGCACTCTCATGTATTGAAGAGAGCGCCGTACATTTTTGCTTTGAAATCGTCTGCCGTGGCAGCGTGGCCGAGGGGTGTGAGTTACACATCACGGCCCAACCAGCTCAAGCATGGTGCTGGGATTGTAGTCAGGCCATTACCGTATCAGCGCATGACGCAGGATGCCCACATTGCCAGAGCCATAATCTGCGCGTGGACAGCGGCGACAGCATGCAAATCAAACAAATCGAAATCGAATAG
- the hypB gene encoding hydrogenase nickel incorporation protein HypB, producing MCTTCGCAAGEQRIEGDDHHDHDHHHEHGHHHDHHHGHEHGHDHSHEHHHDHSHEHGHHHHEHEQNHEHGHHHEHQHQHSQDEHPQTVVVHHHYHHTGDVHHHYNYVLASDAELHLHDHKHKHKNKNKNKHAEKRLEKHLDKHDEKFTPEQQDNDLHYGKGEAGSHAPGMTQRRMLQIEQDVLGKNNHLAEHNREHFTQQHIAALNLVSSPGSGKTTLLTETLKRIADQYSCAVIEGDQQTTNDAERIRATGVPAIQVNTGKGCHLDAQMVHDAMHRLNLPDRSLLFIENVGNLVCPASFDLGERHKVAVLSVTEGEDKPLKYPHMFAASSLMIINKIDLLPYLHFDVEACIANAKRVNPQITVIQLSATSGEGMDAWLAWLETNVCA from the coding sequence ATGTGTACTACTTGCGGTTGCGCGGCTGGCGAACAGCGCATTGAAGGCGACGATCATCACGATCACGACCATCATCATGAGCACGGACACCATCACGACCATCACCATGGTCATGAACACGGCCATGATCATAGCCATGAACATCATCATGATCACAGCCACGAACATGGCCACCACCATCATGAGCATGAACAGAACCATGAACACGGTCATCATCATGAGCATCAACATCAGCACTCGCAGGATGAACACCCTCAGACCGTAGTCGTGCACCACCATTATCATCACACCGGCGACGTACATCATCACTATAACTACGTACTTGCCTCTGATGCCGAGCTGCATCTTCACGACCACAAGCATAAACACAAGAATAAGAACAAAAATAAGCACGCAGAAAAGCGCCTAGAAAAGCACCTCGATAAACACGACGAAAAATTTACGCCAGAACAGCAAGATAACGATCTCCACTACGGTAAAGGCGAGGCGGGTAGCCATGCGCCCGGCATGACCCAACGCCGTATGCTGCAAATTGAGCAGGACGTTCTCGGCAAAAATAACCATCTGGCCGAGCACAACCGCGAGCATTTTACTCAGCAACATATTGCCGCACTGAATTTAGTCTCAAGCCCAGGTTCAGGCAAAACAACGCTGCTGACGGAAACCCTCAAGCGCATTGCCGATCAATACAGCTGCGCCGTGATTGAAGGCGATCAGCAAACCACCAATGACGCAGAGCGTATTCGCGCAACCGGCGTTCCGGCTATTCAGGTGAATACCGGTAAAGGCTGCCACTTGGATGCACAAATGGTGCACGACGCAATGCATCGCCTAAATCTGCCAGACCGCAGCCTGCTGTTTATTGAGAACGTCGGTAATCTGGTGTGTCCAGCCAGCTTCGATCTTGGCGAACGTCATAAAGTTGCCGTGCTGTCCGTTACCGAAGGCGAAGATAAGCCGCTGAAATATCCACATATGTTCGCCGCCTCTTCGCTGATGATTATTAATAAAATCGATCTGCTGCCGTATCTGCATTTTGACGTCGAAGCCTGCATTGCCAATGCGAAACGCGTTAATCCACAGATCACCGTGATCCAACTTTCTGCCACCAGCGGTGAAGGAATGGATGCTTGGCTTGCATGGTTGGAGACAAACGTATGTGCTTAG
- the hybG gene encoding hydrogenase maturation factor HybG — MCLGIPGQVVAVGDDIHQMAMVDVCGVKREVNIALVCEGSPQEMLGQWVLVHVGFAMSILDEAEAKDTLDALMAMQEVEEDVGYFLRNGEPAPQVSEK; from the coding sequence ATGTGCTTAGGAATTCCAGGTCAGGTCGTTGCCGTAGGCGATGATATTCATCAAATGGCCATGGTCGACGTGTGTGGCGTGAAGCGCGAAGTCAATATCGCGCTGGTATGCGAAGGCTCACCTCAAGAGATGCTTGGGCAGTGGGTGCTGGTTCACGTCGGTTTTGCCATGAGCATTCTCGATGAAGCCGAAGCCAAAGATACGCTAGATGCGCTAATGGCAATGCAAGAAGTTGAAGAGGACGTGGGCTATTTCCTGCGTAACGGCGAACCCGCCCCTCAGGTCAGTGAAAAGTAA
- the hypD gene encoding hydrogenase formation protein HypD, with translation MQFVDEFRDPELAKKLVQRITERVRTLPSHCKLPLQLMEVCGGHTHAIFKFGLDQLLPPEIEFVHGPGCPVCVLPMGRIDECVEIASQPDVIFCTFGDAMRVPGRHGSLLDAKRKGADVRIVYSPLDSLALAQQNPDKEVVFFGLGFETTMPSTAVTLQQAKALGLKNFSVFCQHITITPTLRSLLQQPDVRIDGFLAPGHVSMVIGAHPYEFICEDFHKPLVITGFEPLDILQALDMLVAQIAEERCSVENQYRRIVPDHGNAIAQKVLDEVFVTKESSEWRGLGEIAHSGVGLSPAYAQFDAELRFHPQEQKVADDPRARCGDVLTGRCKPAECPLFGVGCNPQNAFGALMVSSEGACAAFYQYRRGLE, from the coding sequence ATGCAGTTTGTTGATGAGTTCCGCGATCCTGAGCTGGCTAAAAAGCTGGTTCAGCGGATTACAGAACGGGTTCGAACCTTACCTTCACACTGCAAACTTCCTCTTCAACTGATGGAAGTTTGTGGCGGACATACTCACGCTATTTTTAAATTTGGCCTAGATCAGCTGCTGCCACCGGAGATTGAGTTTGTACACGGTCCCGGATGTCCCGTTTGCGTTCTGCCAATGGGCCGTATCGACGAGTGTGTTGAAATTGCCAGCCAGCCGGACGTGATTTTTTGTACCTTTGGCGATGCCATGCGCGTCCCTGGGCGCCATGGTTCTCTGCTGGATGCCAAACGCAAAGGCGCTGATGTTCGCATCGTTTATTCGCCGCTGGATTCCCTTGCGCTGGCTCAGCAAAATCCAGACAAAGAAGTGGTGTTCTTCGGCCTTGGTTTTGAAACCACGATGCCAAGCACCGCGGTCACTTTGCAACAGGCGAAAGCGCTGGGTTTAAAAAACTTCTCGGTTTTCTGCCAGCACATTACGATCACACCGACGCTGCGCAGCCTATTGCAGCAGCCGGATGTGCGCATCGACGGTTTTCTCGCGCCCGGCCATGTCAGCATGGTCATTGGCGCTCATCCCTATGAGTTTATCTGCGAAGATTTCCACAAGCCTTTGGTTATCACCGGCTTTGAGCCGCTCGATATCTTGCAGGCACTGGATATGCTGGTAGCGCAGATTGCCGAAGAACGCTGTAGCGTAGAGAACCAATATCGCCGCATCGTTCCCGATCACGGCAACGCGATCGCGCAGAAGGTATTGGACGAAGTGTTTGTCACCAAAGAGAGCAGCGAATGGCGTGGCCTAGGCGAAATCGCCCATTCCGGCGTAGGCTTAAGCCCTGCGTATGCTCAATTTGATGCTGAATTACGCTTCCATCCGCAAGAACAGAAAGTCGCCGATGACCCAAGAGCGCGCTGCGGCGATGTTCTTACCGGTCGCTGCAAGCCGGCCGAATGTCCTCTGTTTGGCGTTGGCTGTAATCCGCAAAACGCATTTGGTGCGCTGATGGTTTCTTCTGAAGGAGCCTGTGCGGCGTTCTATCAATATCGTCGTGGGCTTGAATAA
- the hypE gene encoding hydrogenase expression/formation protein HypE, giving the protein MSEWSKDDVITMAHGSGGRAMQQLLDTLFLPLFSNPALDEREDQARLPLSVFNQHGDRLAFTTDSYVIDPIFFPGGDIGKLAVCGTANDLAVSGAQPKYLSCGFILEEGLPLADLEKIVRSMAATARAANIQIVTGDTKVVQRGAADKIFINTAGIGAIPNDIHWGTSEIQPGDKLIVSGTLGDHGATILNLREQLGLEAELTSDCAVLAPLIAPLRNIPGVRALRDATRGGVTAIMHEFANASGCGIDVIEQLLPVKSAVRGICELLGLEPLNFANEGKLVIAVAPEAEQAVLDSLHLHPLGVDAATIGVVTEGKQVRLTGMYGTSRLLDLPHSEPLPRIC; this is encoded by the coding sequence ATGAGTGAATGGTCTAAAGATGATGTGATAACGATGGCGCATGGCAGCGGTGGTCGTGCGATGCAGCAACTGCTTGATACGCTGTTTTTGCCCCTGTTTAGCAATCCCGCTTTAGATGAACGTGAAGATCAGGCGCGTTTGCCGCTGAGTGTTTTCAACCAGCACGGCGATCGCTTGGCCTTCACCACCGATAGCTACGTGATCGACCCGATATTCTTTCCCGGTGGCGATATTGGCAAGCTGGCCGTGTGCGGTACCGCCAACGATTTGGCGGTAAGTGGCGCTCAGCCTAAATACCTCTCCTGTGGTTTTATTCTTGAAGAAGGGTTACCGCTGGCCGATCTGGAAAAGATCGTGCGTAGCATGGCGGCGACCGCGCGTGCGGCAAATATCCAGATCGTTACTGGCGATACCAAAGTGGTTCAGCGCGGCGCGGCGGATAAGATCTTTATCAACACTGCCGGTATCGGCGCGATCCCTAACGATATTCACTGGGGAACGTCTGAGATCCAGCCTGGTGACAAACTGATCGTCAGCGGCACGCTCGGCGATCACGGTGCCACGATCCTAAATCTGCGTGAACAGCTAGGGCTTGAAGCCGAGCTAACCAGCGACTGCGCGGTTCTGGCTCCGTTGATTGCGCCGCTGCGTAATATCCCTGGCGTGCGAGCCCTACGTGATGCAACCCGCGGTGGCGTAACCGCCATCATGCATGAGTTCGCCAATGCAAGCGGCTGCGGTATCGACGTCATCGAGCAATTACTTCCGGTAAAAAGCGCGGTGCGCGGTATTTGTGAACTCTTAGGGTTAGAACCGCTGAATTTTGCTAACGAAGGAAAGCTGGTGATAGCCGTTGCGCCAGAAGCGGAACAAGCAGTGCTTGATAGCTTACATCTGCATCCATTGGGTGTGGACGCTGCAACGATTGGCGTGGTAACGGAAGGGAAACAAGTTCGCCTAACCGGAATGTATGGCACCTCTCGTCTGCTAGATTTACCGCACAGTGAGCCGCTGCCAAGAATTTGTTGA
- the hycA gene encoding formate hydrogenlyase regulator HycA — MKVSELTEKSLYIHDKNEKLMAQWALYKSSLIKAATSSKLKIFHEFSCGDGDSVNFTVFDHFMVEVKLADEFYSKKIQYGLRMNDEQGEDHFVEISHSTIDENGQIDGKVNNRSMDAVLEHYLDKIHDLYETLYQAMNTNQPVRELLVGKLGAH; from the coding sequence ATGAAGGTCAGCGAATTAACCGAAAAGTCGCTTTATATCCATGACAAAAATGAAAAATTAATGGCGCAGTGGGCTTTGTATAAAAGCAGCCTAATCAAAGCCGCGACGTCTTCTAAGCTGAAGATTTTTCATGAGTTCAGCTGCGGCGATGGTGACAGCGTTAACTTCACGGTGTTTGATCACTTTATGGTTGAAGTGAAGCTGGCAGATGAGTTTTACAGCAAAAAGATCCAGTATGGCCTGCGCATGAACGATGAGCAGGGCGAAGATCATTTTGTGGAAATTAGCCATTCAACCATCGATGAGAATGGTCAGATTGATGGCAAGGTTAACAACCGTTCGATGGATGCCGTGTTGGAACACTATCTGGATAAGATCCACGATCTGTATGAAACCTTGTATCAGGCGATGAACACTAACCAGCCGGTACGAGAATTACTGGTAGGAAAGTTAGGCGCTCATTGA